TGTCGGTCCCTGTATTCTTGCCATGCGCATGGCCTTCGAGAAGTTCAAAGTGTTTCCCTCAAAGCTTCTGAAATTCATTGCTGACGGTTATAGTGCCTATCCTCTGGCAGCCCAGTATATAAAAGCTCAGAAAGGATGGGACTTTGACGTAACACAGGTAATCGGACTTACAAATGATGATGCTGTTTCAACCGAATTCCGTTGGGTCAAACAGGTTGTGGAACGTTTAAATCGTACCTTCAAGATGTCCTACCGCATCACCAATGGTTATAACAGTGATGAGGGTGCCTTGTACGGAGTTTCCCTGTGGGTTGCTTATTACAACTTCCTAAGACCGCATCCCCATAATTACTGGAAACCTTTAAATGAGATAGATGAATTCGAGAAAGTAGGGAACATGCCCGCCAAGTGGATTATCCTCATCCGTTTGGGGCAGCAAAAAATCTTGGAAATGCAGAAATCCTCCGCTGTGTCAGGTAATACCTGTTCCTAGATTAAGGAGCCAGAGGTGGTACCCAGCCACCGGAAGTTTACTTCCGGCTTGACCTTGAATGCAATAAAAAGTAATGCTACAATGCTGTGAATACGACGGTAAGAACTTCCTGTTCCTGAGTTACTTCGCCGTCGGTGAAACCTTCAGAGCATTACTTTTTGTTGCAATCAAGGTTGGCGTAGTCTGCCACTGCATAAATTTCTAGTTAAAATATTTGCTTTTTCAATGTTCAAAGGATCATATTTCTTTACATCAGTTTTTCATACCAAACTTTACACTACCATATAGTTTGATTAATAGTAATCTTAGCCTTATTATGACTGAGTTACATTCCTGTTTATTCAAATGATGGTAATAAAACATCATCTCAATCTATTATACAAATGTTTCCACGAATAATCAACAAAAGTAAAGCATTAGGGACAGAAATATTTACTATAAAACTTATAAATATTTGGCATAATTTCACATACTTTTGAGTACAGAATTAAATTTCGTGATTTTTCATTTACATTTTACTTTTCAGATGTTAATATAAGGAAAAGCTTGCAATCAGCATAGCTGTGCATTTGTTCCTCACATTAAGAAATGGAGGAATGGAATGTTACACATCAAAAAATTCTTGTTATCAATCTTATTATGTTTATCTATTGTAATAATTTCTTTACCCACCCCGGCAAAAACTGCTAGTGCTGCCGATTCCCTATCTTTTATTATTCTCTCCCAATATAATGCTACAGTTGATATCGGTAAGGAATTTTACATCGTTGCTTTAACCTCCAATGGAAAATTGCCTTCCTGGAAAAGCAGTAATACGAAGGTTGCATCCGTGAACACCTATGGCAAGGTTATTGCAAAAAAGTCAGGAACCGCTACGATAACAGCTAAAATCAAGAATGCGGAGGCTTCCTGCAAGATTAAAGTCAATAAAACGGTTATCACCATCAGTCAAACAAGCGCATCCTTAGAACGGGGAGAAACGCTCACCCTCTCCGCCAGTACCTCGAATCATTCGAAGGTTGTATGGAAAAGCAGCCGGAAAAGCGTCGCCACCATTGATGAAAACGGAACCCTTACCGGAATAAAGCCGGGAGAAACCACCATCACTGCCACCGCCGACGGTAGTAGTGT
The nucleotide sequence above comes from Variimorphobacter saccharofermentans. Encoded proteins:
- a CDS encoding Ig-like domain-containing protein — its product is MLHIKKFLLSILLCLSIVIISLPTPAKTASAADSLSFIILSQYNATVDIGKEFYIVALTSNGKLPSWKSSNTKVASVNTYGKVIAKKSGTATITAKIKNAEASCKIKVNKTVITISQTSASLERGETLTLSASTSNHSKVVWKSSRKSVATIDENGTLTGIKPGETTITATADGSSVTCKVKVKYPTIKLDKTKIKLFRGQTVKVNATVSSSVTPVWKSNKKSVALVDQDGNITAVKNGTATITATVDGISKTCEVIVEKPTITLSAPELHLKVGDTSTVTAYVSSGNSVVWSSSNSNVATVNSSGTISALQKGRAYIYATEDGTKVRCVVYVTE